From a region of the Campylobacter showae genome:
- the hisD gene encoding histidinol dehydrogenase, with protein MKFLLTSNENFKDYFAALVNRSNGDMSAVMPAVSQILEDVRARGDEALFEQIEKFDRWKPDANSLKIGTEEMQKAYDGIDSCLRNALNLAFERIKSYHEKGLPKTWMEHDEHGVLLGAKYTPLDRAGLYIPGGKAAYPSSLLMNAVPALVAGVGEIAVCTPAVGGKVNTLLLAAMHICGIKEAYKVGGASAVAAMAYGTQTIKKTDVITGPGNIYVATAKKLVYGEVNIDMIAGPSEICVIADESADPRHIAVDLLSQAEHDEMASAVLITPNQAFGAAVQRHINEEIKTLARQPIAQVSIDKKGAIIVASDLDECVRLANELAPEHLEIATNDAMELARQIRHAGAIFIGHFTPEAMGDYLAGPNHTLPTGGSARFYSPLGVENFMKRTSLISLNAKGISELGNACMKLADAEGLGAHKRSVAVRLEALK; from the coding sequence ATGAAGTTTTTACTCACTAGCAACGAAAATTTTAAGGACTATTTTGCGGCTTTGGTAAACCGCTCAAACGGCGATATGAGCGCGGTTATGCCCGCCGTTTCGCAGATACTTGAGGACGTGCGCGCTAGAGGCGACGAGGCACTCTTTGAGCAGATAGAGAAATTTGACCGCTGGAAACCCGACGCAAATAGCCTAAAAATCGGCACTGAAGAGATGCAAAAGGCGTATGACGGCATAGATAGCTGCCTGCGAAACGCGTTAAATTTAGCCTTTGAGCGCATAAAAAGCTACCACGAAAAGGGTCTGCCAAAAACCTGGATGGAGCACGACGAACACGGCGTTTTGCTAGGCGCCAAGTACACTCCGCTAGACCGCGCGGGACTATATATCCCAGGAGGCAAGGCCGCCTATCCTAGCTCGCTTCTCATGAACGCGGTCCCGGCTCTAGTTGCGGGAGTTGGAGAGATCGCAGTCTGCACGCCTGCCGTCGGGGGCAAGGTAAATACGCTGCTTCTAGCCGCCATGCATATCTGCGGCATCAAGGAAGCCTATAAAGTCGGTGGTGCGTCGGCGGTTGCGGCGATGGCCTACGGCACGCAAACGATCAAAAAAACCGACGTCATCACGGGTCCTGGCAACATATACGTCGCGACGGCTAAAAAACTCGTCTACGGCGAAGTAAATATCGATATGATCGCGGGCCCTAGCGAGATCTGCGTCATCGCCGACGAGAGCGCAGACCCTCGCCACATCGCCGTGGATCTACTCTCGCAGGCCGAGCACGACGAGATGGCCAGTGCCGTGCTCATCACGCCCAACCAAGCCTTCGGCGCGGCGGTGCAAAGGCATATAAACGAGGAGATCAAGACTCTAGCTAGGCAGCCCATCGCGCAGGTTAGTATCGATAAAAAGGGCGCTATCATCGTAGCTAGCGACCTGGATGAGTGCGTGAGATTGGCTAACGAGCTAGCGCCCGAGCATTTAGAGATCGCGACAAACGACGCGATGGAGCTGGCTAGGCAGATCAGGCACGCCGGCGCGATATTTATCGGGCATTTTACGCCTGAAGCGATGGGCGACTATCTGGCTGGGCCGAACCATACGCTCCCGACTGGCGGTAGCGCGAGATTTTACTCGCCTCTGGGGGTTGAAAATTTCATGAAGCGCACCTCGCTCATCTCGCTAAATGCAAAAGGCATAAGCGAGCTGGGAAACGCGTGCATGAAGCTAGCCGATGCCGAGGGGCTCGGAGCGCATAAGCGTTCGGTCGCGGTTAGACTTGAGGCTTTGAAATAG
- a CDS encoding ankyrin repeat domain-containing protein, giving the protein MTNLTQAEEQRYSELCAMALDFARQDEADELEKMIKAGLSVNLKSAKGDTLLMLASYNNALNTVNVLLSNGARVDERNDRGQTPLAGAAFKGHLDVVKALVDAGADIEANNGLGMTPWAFAVMFGRSETAKFLLSKRKKENIFQKLAVKFLEIFSNKSAKTA; this is encoded by the coding sequence TTGACAAATTTAACGCAGGCTGAAGAGCAAAGATATAGCGAACTTTGCGCCATGGCGCTTGATTTTGCCAGACAAGACGAAGCAGACGAGCTAGAAAAAATGATAAAGGCGGGGCTTAGCGTAAATTTAAAATCAGCCAAAGGCGATACGCTTTTGATGCTGGCTAGTTACAACAATGCTCTAAATACCGTAAATGTGCTGCTCTCAAACGGCGCTAGAGTAGATGAACGCAACGATCGCGGGCAAACTCCGCTTGCGGGCGCTGCGTTTAAGGGGCACTTAGATGTAGTAAAAGCGCTAGTTGATGCTGGGGCTGATATCGAAGCAAATAATGGTCTGGGCATGACGCCTTGGGCTTTTGCGGTGATGTTTGGTAGAAGCGAAACGGCAAAATTTTTACTTAGCAAACGTAAAAAAGAAAATATATTTCAAAAACTAGCGGTTAAATTTTTAGAAATTTTTAGCAACAAGAGTGCAAAAACTGCCTAA
- a CDS encoding catalase has protein sequence MKKLTTTSGNPIADNQNSLTAGSRGGIMLQDYQLLEKLAHQNRERIPERAVHAKGSAAYGTLEITHDISRYTKANVLQKGEKTRLFLRFSTVAGEAGAADAERDVRGFAIKFYTKDGNWDLVGNNTPIFFIKDPYKFPDFIHTQKRDPRTHLRSNEAAWDFWSLSPETMHQVTILMSDRGIPASYRHMHGFGSHTYSLINDKNERFWVKFHLKTRQGIKNLTNDEAAQIIAKDRESNQRDLFESIEKGDFPSWDFKIQIMTQDQAKSVKFNPFDLTKTWSHKEFPLIDVGVMTLNENPKNYFNEVEQAAFSPSNIVPGISFSPDKMLQARIFSYPDAQRYRIGTHYAQLSVNRPISEINTYVVGGAMNNGMYELDDKAYYEPNSFGGGKEDRSLLEPDINLEGAMQRYDHRAEDQDYYSQPRALFALMNDSQKSQLFSNIAESMAGVSEAIKERAIGHFEQISPEYANGVKAALKAKI, from the coding sequence ATGAAAAAACTAACTACCACTTCAGGCAATCCGATAGCCGACAATCAAAACTCGCTCACCGCGGGCAGCCGCGGCGGCATAATGCTGCAAGATTATCAACTACTTGAAAAGCTAGCCCACCAAAACAGAGAACGCATCCCGGAAAGAGCCGTCCATGCAAAAGGTAGCGCTGCGTACGGTACTCTAGAGATCACGCACGATATCTCACGCTATACCAAAGCAAACGTCTTGCAAAAAGGCGAGAAAACGAGGCTGTTCCTGAGATTTTCTACCGTAGCCGGAGAGGCCGGAGCGGCCGATGCCGAGCGCGACGTAAGGGGCTTTGCGATTAAATTTTACACAAAAGATGGTAACTGGGACTTGGTCGGAAACAACACTCCAATTTTTTTCATCAAAGACCCGTATAAATTCCCCGATTTCATCCATACTCAAAAACGCGACCCGCGCACGCATCTACGTTCAAACGAAGCCGCTTGGGATTTTTGGAGTTTGAGCCCTGAAACTATGCATCAAGTTACGATTTTAATGAGCGACCGCGGCATACCTGCTAGCTACCGCCATATGCATGGATTTGGCAGCCACACCTATAGCTTGATAAATGACAAAAACGAGAGATTCTGGGTCAAATTTCACCTCAAAACTCGTCAAGGCATTAAAAATTTAACCAACGATGAAGCCGCGCAAATAATCGCAAAAGACAGGGAGAGCAACCAAAGAGACCTCTTTGAAAGCATAGAAAAAGGAGATTTTCCAAGTTGGGATTTTAAAATCCAAATAATGACCCAAGATCAAGCAAAAAGCGTCAAATTTAACCCGTTTGATCTAACCAAAACATGGTCGCATAAGGAATTTCCGCTTATCGACGTTGGCGTCATGACGCTAAATGAAAATCCTAAAAATTATTTCAACGAAGTAGAGCAAGCCGCATTTAGCCCGTCAAATATAGTCCCTGGTATCAGCTTTAGCCCCGATAAAATGCTTCAAGCCAGAATCTTTAGCTATCCGGACGCTCAAAGATACCGCATAGGCACGCACTACGCGCAGCTAAGCGTAAATCGTCCGATAAGCGAAATAAACACCTACGTCGTGGGCGGTGCGATGAATAACGGAATGTATGAACTCGACGACAAGGCCTACTATGAGCCAAACAGCTTTGGCGGCGGCAAAGAAGATAGAAGCCTGCTAGAGCCTGATATAAATTTAGAAGGCGCAATGCAAAGATACGACCATAGAGCCGAGGATCAGGATTATTACTCACAACCTAGAGCGCTTTTTGCACTAATGAACGATAGCCAAAAATCACAGCTTTTTAGCAATATCGCAGAGAGCATGGCTGGTGTGAGCGAAGCGATAAAAGAGCGCGCAATAGGGCATTTTGAGCAAATCTCGCCAGAGTACGCAAACGGCGTCAAAGCAGCGCTAAAGGCTAAAATTTGA